A section of the Felis catus isolate Fca126 chromosome B2, F.catus_Fca126_mat1.0, whole genome shotgun sequence genome encodes:
- the RAB44 gene encoding ras-related protein Rab-44 isoform X2 — MESEQRVSRKGRKLGSSRRRQMRETADSLDAAAAPEPESWSSQAAAELQAFFQDCGAKERGFVTREDLAVAKFSFLSGEDELEMIFDWVDVEQKGRLSLEEFSSGLKNVFGSSTHGVRRKRPVPSERESAAVSLPVLEEADAEEKEAFFAFIQQLGAGHLLPEQAEIWQLWGKLRQEEPQLAGNLEGFLARMTSRLQEAQADKEALELTLRKRDSDHHREVQQLYEEMEQQILREKQQLQAESDSRGLAFSSQMQEVLEAKEREFQRLTEGQRELEAQVQFLSSTHQEANAENRQLREAERDLAGRLEEAQERLQVTRGHLNAARGHVSWQTEEEPSVPRAGEEKAPDTKAVSSEEAPLPGLFGDEDDWDQLLNSFNTSSRRALQLSWSPPSTPRAPAGPQTPRVVRQISISELHSLPFGQGPASDLDGAPRSPTGAPSRATEGKGVDVGGQDISPEQPVQPHSLEPKEESGPGPEAIFHGSSPGAPSEESGSLVAAALKMLIPLEDAPPPPVTSSPPQAPAGPSEQLQASYSDDNKSPEPGPVPVKPPRQREALLHQDPHAAGSEPGLGSPGAGTPTPGLAEPSQDPEPVGRAPTEGLEQGQLGPGAQEGHPGGSREAHSQVLGPEGLPTLSRKSLEEEPKLEERKQVDQGSLDLSSGQSTEAHGLKTGHSEHPQQDGLPAPRPHDVPQAQAEAGAPASRKQSPPLDSPHEGAQRGDGAGPREPTQNLPTVVELETHPMPSPTAAHTEEQGSLRPREPRAENRPEDPGSDSKEAELTPSSGSLTANEPPANPDYLFHIVFLGDSNVGKTSFLHLLHKNTFAPGLAATVGVDFRVKTLLVDNKRFALQLWDTAGQERYHSVTRQLLRKADGVVLMYDVTSQESFAHVRHWLDCLQDSGSDGVVVLLLGNKMDCEEKRQVPTEAGQQLAQVTQDAGRPPEGLPGGGGPQEATQELCLLLLTIWPSQDRTAPLGFPVPRLLSHLPGHSNDGDGQLGCSGKPLLRSGLGSQGRAALTLPFGL, encoded by the exons GTGGCCAAGTTCAGCTTCCTGAGTGGCGAGGACGAGCTGGAGATGATCTTTGACTGGGTGGATGTGGAGCAGAAGGGACGCCTCTCCCTTGAAGAATTCAGCTCCGGGCTCA AGAACGTCTTCGGCTCCAGCACCCACGGGGTCCGCAGAAAGAGGCCGGTGCCCTCCGAGAGGGAATCTGCAGCCGTCAGCCTCCCGGTGCTGGAGGAGGCTGACGCTGAGGAGAAGGAGGCGTTCTTCGCATTCATACAGCAGCTGGGGGCAGGCCACTTACTTCCCGA GCAGGCAGAGATCTGGCAGCTGTGGGGGAAGCTGCGGCAGGAGGAGCCCCAGCTGGCAGGCAACCTGGAGGGCTTTCTGGCCAGGATGACCAGCCGCCTGCAGGAGGCACAGGCCGACAAAGAGGCTTTGGAGCTGACCCTGCGGAA GCGGGACTCTGATCACCATCGAGAGGTGCAACAGCTCTATGAGGAAATGGAGCAGCAGATCCTCCGGGAGAAGCAGCAGCTGCAGGCCGAG AGCGACTCCCGGGGCCTGGCCTTCAGCTCCCAGATGCAGGAGGTCCTGGAGGCCAAGGAGCGTGAATTTCAGCGGCTGACTGAGGGCCAGAGGGAG CTGGAGGCCCAGGTCCAGTTCCTCAGCAGCACACATCAGGAGGCCAACGCGGAGAACCGGCAGCTTCGGGAGGCTGAGCGTGACCTGGCTGGGCGGCTGGAGGAGGCGCAGGAGCGACTGCAGGTGACCAGGGGGCATCTGAATGCCGCCAGGGGCCACGTGTCCTGGCAGACGGAGGAGGAACCAAG CGTCCCCAGGGCAGGTGAGGAGAAAGCTCCAGACACCAAGGCAGTCTCCTCAGAGGAGGCCCCCCTGCCTGGACTGTTTGGGGATGAGGATGACTGGGACCAGCTCCTGAACAGCTTCAACACCTCCTCGCGCAGAGCCCTACAGCTCTCCTGGAGCCCACCCTCCACCCCGAGAGCCCCGGCAGGCCCCCAGACGCCCCGAGTAGTCAGGCAGATCTCCATCTCGGAGCTGCATTCTTTGCCGTTTGGTCAGGGGCCAGCTTCAGATCTGGATGGGGCTCCAAGGAGCCCCACGGGGGCGCCCTCCAGGGCCACGGAGGGGAAAGGAGTGGACGTGGGTGGACAGGACATCAGTCCAGAGCAGCCTGTCCAgcctcacagcctggaacctaaGGAGGAGTCAGGGCCCGGCCCCGAGGCCATCTTCCACGGGAGTTCTCCAGGGGCCCCGAGTGAGGAGTCAGGGAGCCTAGTGGCAGCTGCACTCAAAATGCTCATTCCTTTGGAGGATGCACCCCCTCCTCCGGtgacctcctctcctccccaggccccagctggGCCCAGCGAACAGCTCCAGGCCTCATACTCAGATGACAACAAGAGCCCAGAGCCCGGGCCTGTCCCAGTCAAGCCGCCCAGGCAGAGAGAGGCCCTCCTGCATCAGGACCCACACGCCGCTGGCTCTGAGCCAGGACTGGGGTCCCCAGGAGCCGGAACCCCCACACCGGGGCTGGCTGAGCCCTCCCAGGATCCGGAGCCTGTGGGTCGGGCTCCCACAGAGGGATTGGAGCAGGGCCAGCTGGGCCCTGGTGCGCAGGAGGGCCATCCTGGAGGGTCAAGAGAAGCTCACAGCCAGGTCCTCGGGCCAGAAGGCCTGCCCACCCTTTCCCGCAAGAGTCTAGAAGAAGAGCCCAAGCTCGAGGAAAGGAAACAGGTGGATCAAGGAAGCCTAGACCTCAGTTCAGGGCAGTCCACTGAGGCTCATGGCCTGAAAACGGGGCATTCAGAACACCCCCAGCAAGACGGCCTGCCTGCCCCTCGCCCGCATGACGTACCGCAGGCTCAGGCTGAAGCAGGGGCCCCTGCTTCTAGAAAACAGTCACCTCCACTGGACTCTCCCCATGAGGGGGCTCAGCGTGGAGATGGAGCAGGGCCCCGGGAGCCCACACAGAACCTCCCCACCGTGGTTGAGCTGGAAACCCACCCCATGCCCTCACCTACAGCTGCTCATACAGAAGAACAAGGCTCCCTACGACCCAGGGAGCCAAGGGCAGAGAACAGGCCTGAAGACCCAGGAAGTGACTCCAAGGAGGCTGAGCTGACCCCATCCTCAGGGTCCCTCACTGCCAACGAGCCTCCAGCCAACCCTGATTACCTCTTTCACATCGTCTTCCTGGGAGACTCAAACGTGGGCAAAACATCCTTCCTACACCTGCTGCACAAAAACACCTTCGCCCCTGGGCTGGCAGCTACTGTGG GCGTGGATTTTCGGGTCAAAACTCTGCTGGTGGACAACAAGCGCTTCGCGCTGCAGCTCTGGGACACGGCTGGCCAGGAGAG GTACCACAGCGTGACTCGGCAGCTACTCCGAAAGGCTGATGGAGTGGTACTCATGTACGACGTCACCTCCCAGGAGAGCTTTGCCCACGTGCGCCACTGGCTGGACTGTCTCCAG GACTCAGGGTCCGATGGGGTGGTCGTGCTTCTCCTGGGAAACAAGATGGACTGTGAGGAGAAACGGCAGGTGCCCACCGAGGCCGGGCAGCAGCTGGCGCAG GTCACTCAAGATGCAGGAAGACCGCCTGAAGGACTCCCTGGTGGAGGTGGCCCCCAAGAGGCCACCCAAGAGCTCTGTCTGCTGCTTCTGACCATCTGGCCCAGCCAGGACAGGACGGCACCCCTCGGGTTTCCTGTTCCTCGGCTCCTGTCCCACCTGCCTGGACACAGCAATGACGGAGACGGCCAGCTCGGATGTTCAGGAAAACCCCTCCTCCGGTCAGGACTCGGATCCCAGGGTAGGGCTGCACTAACGCTGCCCTTTGGACTCTGA
- the RAB44 gene encoding ras-related protein Rab-44 isoform X1: protein MESEQRVSRKGRKLGSSRRRQMRETADSLDAAAAPEPESWSSQAAAELQAFFQDCGAKERGFVTREDLAVAKFSFLSGEDELEMIFDWVDVEQKGRLSLEEFSSGLKNVFGSSTHGVRRKRPVPSERESAAVSLPVLEEADAEEKEAFFAFIQQLGAGHLLPEQAEIWQLWGKLRQEEPQLAGNLEGFLARMTSRLQEAQADKEALELTLRKRDSDHHREVQQLYEEMEQQILREKQQLQAESDSRGLAFSSQMQEVLEAKEREFQRLTEGQRELEAQVQFLSSTHQEANAENRQLREAERDLAGRLEEAQERLQVTRGHLNAARGHVSWQTEEEPSVPRAGEEKAPDTKAVSSEEAPLPGLFGDEDDWDQLLNSFNTSSRRALQLSWSPPSTPRAPAGPQTPRVVRQISISELHSLPFGQGPASDLDGAPRSPTGAPSRATEGKGVDVGGQDISPEQPVQPHSLEPKEESGPGPEAIFHGSSPGAPSEESGSLVAAALKMLIPLEDAPPPPVTSSPPQAPAGPSEQLQASYSDDNKSPEPGPVPVKPPRQREALLHQDPHAAGSEPGLGSPGAGTPTPGLAEPSQDPEPVGRAPTEGLEQGQLGPGAQEGHPGGSREAHSQVLGPEGLPTLSRKSLEEEPKLEERKQVDQGSLDLSSGQSTEAHGLKTGHSEHPQQDGLPAPRPHDVPQAQAEAGAPASRKQSPPLDSPHEGAQRGDGAGPREPTQNLPTVVELETHPMPSPTAAHTEEQGSLRPREPRAENRPEDPGSDSKEAELTPSSGSLTANEPPANPDYLFHIVFLGDSNVGKTSFLHLLHKNTFAPGLAATVGVDFRVKTLLVDNKRFALQLWDTAGQERYHSVTRQLLRKADGVVLMYDVTSQESFAHVRHWLDCLQDSGSDGVVVLLLGNKMDCEEKRQVPTEAGQQLAQDSNSSLARAHQKPHHQAVDPIYLRIEFGHIPETRENNREGKKNPPLAPPLLQPLLASPYCISFPFSFLLTMRSSPWLLVGGNFSLLNVVAHLFDMVIPPLPIYPEERIRNNSP, encoded by the exons GTGGCCAAGTTCAGCTTCCTGAGTGGCGAGGACGAGCTGGAGATGATCTTTGACTGGGTGGATGTGGAGCAGAAGGGACGCCTCTCCCTTGAAGAATTCAGCTCCGGGCTCA AGAACGTCTTCGGCTCCAGCACCCACGGGGTCCGCAGAAAGAGGCCGGTGCCCTCCGAGAGGGAATCTGCAGCCGTCAGCCTCCCGGTGCTGGAGGAGGCTGACGCTGAGGAGAAGGAGGCGTTCTTCGCATTCATACAGCAGCTGGGGGCAGGCCACTTACTTCCCGA GCAGGCAGAGATCTGGCAGCTGTGGGGGAAGCTGCGGCAGGAGGAGCCCCAGCTGGCAGGCAACCTGGAGGGCTTTCTGGCCAGGATGACCAGCCGCCTGCAGGAGGCACAGGCCGACAAAGAGGCTTTGGAGCTGACCCTGCGGAA GCGGGACTCTGATCACCATCGAGAGGTGCAACAGCTCTATGAGGAAATGGAGCAGCAGATCCTCCGGGAGAAGCAGCAGCTGCAGGCCGAG AGCGACTCCCGGGGCCTGGCCTTCAGCTCCCAGATGCAGGAGGTCCTGGAGGCCAAGGAGCGTGAATTTCAGCGGCTGACTGAGGGCCAGAGGGAG CTGGAGGCCCAGGTCCAGTTCCTCAGCAGCACACATCAGGAGGCCAACGCGGAGAACCGGCAGCTTCGGGAGGCTGAGCGTGACCTGGCTGGGCGGCTGGAGGAGGCGCAGGAGCGACTGCAGGTGACCAGGGGGCATCTGAATGCCGCCAGGGGCCACGTGTCCTGGCAGACGGAGGAGGAACCAAG CGTCCCCAGGGCAGGTGAGGAGAAAGCTCCAGACACCAAGGCAGTCTCCTCAGAGGAGGCCCCCCTGCCTGGACTGTTTGGGGATGAGGATGACTGGGACCAGCTCCTGAACAGCTTCAACACCTCCTCGCGCAGAGCCCTACAGCTCTCCTGGAGCCCACCCTCCACCCCGAGAGCCCCGGCAGGCCCCCAGACGCCCCGAGTAGTCAGGCAGATCTCCATCTCGGAGCTGCATTCTTTGCCGTTTGGTCAGGGGCCAGCTTCAGATCTGGATGGGGCTCCAAGGAGCCCCACGGGGGCGCCCTCCAGGGCCACGGAGGGGAAAGGAGTGGACGTGGGTGGACAGGACATCAGTCCAGAGCAGCCTGTCCAgcctcacagcctggaacctaaGGAGGAGTCAGGGCCCGGCCCCGAGGCCATCTTCCACGGGAGTTCTCCAGGGGCCCCGAGTGAGGAGTCAGGGAGCCTAGTGGCAGCTGCACTCAAAATGCTCATTCCTTTGGAGGATGCACCCCCTCCTCCGGtgacctcctctcctccccaggccccagctggGCCCAGCGAACAGCTCCAGGCCTCATACTCAGATGACAACAAGAGCCCAGAGCCCGGGCCTGTCCCAGTCAAGCCGCCCAGGCAGAGAGAGGCCCTCCTGCATCAGGACCCACACGCCGCTGGCTCTGAGCCAGGACTGGGGTCCCCAGGAGCCGGAACCCCCACACCGGGGCTGGCTGAGCCCTCCCAGGATCCGGAGCCTGTGGGTCGGGCTCCCACAGAGGGATTGGAGCAGGGCCAGCTGGGCCCTGGTGCGCAGGAGGGCCATCCTGGAGGGTCAAGAGAAGCTCACAGCCAGGTCCTCGGGCCAGAAGGCCTGCCCACCCTTTCCCGCAAGAGTCTAGAAGAAGAGCCCAAGCTCGAGGAAAGGAAACAGGTGGATCAAGGAAGCCTAGACCTCAGTTCAGGGCAGTCCACTGAGGCTCATGGCCTGAAAACGGGGCATTCAGAACACCCCCAGCAAGACGGCCTGCCTGCCCCTCGCCCGCATGACGTACCGCAGGCTCAGGCTGAAGCAGGGGCCCCTGCTTCTAGAAAACAGTCACCTCCACTGGACTCTCCCCATGAGGGGGCTCAGCGTGGAGATGGAGCAGGGCCCCGGGAGCCCACACAGAACCTCCCCACCGTGGTTGAGCTGGAAACCCACCCCATGCCCTCACCTACAGCTGCTCATACAGAAGAACAAGGCTCCCTACGACCCAGGGAGCCAAGGGCAGAGAACAGGCCTGAAGACCCAGGAAGTGACTCCAAGGAGGCTGAGCTGACCCCATCCTCAGGGTCCCTCACTGCCAACGAGCCTCCAGCCAACCCTGATTACCTCTTTCACATCGTCTTCCTGGGAGACTCAAACGTGGGCAAAACATCCTTCCTACACCTGCTGCACAAAAACACCTTCGCCCCTGGGCTGGCAGCTACTGTGG GCGTGGATTTTCGGGTCAAAACTCTGCTGGTGGACAACAAGCGCTTCGCGCTGCAGCTCTGGGACACGGCTGGCCAGGAGAG GTACCACAGCGTGACTCGGCAGCTACTCCGAAAGGCTGATGGAGTGGTACTCATGTACGACGTCACCTCCCAGGAGAGCTTTGCCCACGTGCGCCACTGGCTGGACTGTCTCCAG GACTCAGGGTCCGATGGGGTGGTCGTGCTTCTCCTGGGAAACAAGATGGACTGTGAGGAGAAACGGCAGGTGCCCACCGAGGCCGGGCAGCAGCTGGCGCAG GACTCAAATTCTTCTCTGGCGAGAGCGCATCAAAAGCCCCACCACCAGGCAGTGGATCCTATTTATTTACGAATAGAATTTGGCCACATTCCAGAAACTCGGGAGAataatagagaaggaaaaaagaacccaCCCCTTGCCCCACCTCTGCTACAACCCCTCTTGGCATCTCCATATTgtatttccttccccttctcttttctcctaacCATGAGGTCATCACCGTGGCTCCTGGTTGGCGGGAATTTTTCCCTCTTAAATGTAGTGGCTCATCTCTTTGACATGGTAATTCCTCCTCTGCCAATTTATCCTGAGGAAAGAATCAGAAATAATAGTCCCTAA
- the RAB44 gene encoding ras-related protein Rab-44 isoform X3, which yields MESEQRVSRKGRKLGSSRRRQMRETADSLDAAAAPEPESWSSQAAAELQAFFQDCGAKERGFVTREDLAVAKFSFLSGEDELEMIFDWVDVEQKGRLSLEEFSSGLKNVFGSSTHGVRRKRPVPSERESAAVSLPVLEEADAEEKEAFFAFIQQLGAGHLLPEQAEIWQLWGKLRQEEPQLAGNLEGFLARMTSRLQEAQADKEALELTLRKRDSDHHREVQQLYEEMEQQILREKQQLQAESDSRGLAFSSQMQEVLEAKEREFQRLTEGQRELEAQVQFLSSTHQEANAENRQLREAERDLAGRLEEAQERLQVTRGHLNAARGHVSWQTEEEPSVPRAGEEKAPDTKAVSSEEAPLPGLFGDEDDWDQLLNSFNTSSRRALQLSWSPPSTPRAPAGPQTPRVVRQISISELHSLPFGQGPASDLDGAPRSPTGAPSRATEGKGVDVGGQDISPEQPVQPHSLEPKEESGPGPEAIFHGSSPGAPSEESGSLVAAALKMLIPLEDAPPPPVTSSPPQAPAGPSEQLQASYSDDNKSPEPGPVPVKPPRQREALLHQDPHAAGSEPGLGSPGAGTPTPGLAEPSQDPEPVGRAPTEGLEQGQLGPGAQEGHPGGSREAHSQVLGPEGLPTLSRKSLEEEPKLEERKQVDQGSLDLSSGQSTEAHGLKTGHSEHPQQDGLPAPRPHDVPQAQAEAGAPASRKQSPPLDSPHEGAQRGDGAGPREPTQNLPTVVELETHPMPSPTAAHTEEQGSLRPREPRAENRPEDPGSDSKEAELTPSSGSLTANEPPANPDYLFHIVFLGDSNVGKTSFLHLLHKNTFAPGLAATVGVDFRVKTLLVDNKRFALQLWDTAGQERYHSVTRQLLRKADGVVLMYDVTSQESFAHVRHWLDCLQDSGSDGVVVLLLGNKMDCEEKRQVPTEAGQQLAQELGVSFGECSAALGHNIQESMMNLARSLKMQEDRLKDSLVEVAPKRPPKSSVCCF from the exons GTGGCCAAGTTCAGCTTCCTGAGTGGCGAGGACGAGCTGGAGATGATCTTTGACTGGGTGGATGTGGAGCAGAAGGGACGCCTCTCCCTTGAAGAATTCAGCTCCGGGCTCA AGAACGTCTTCGGCTCCAGCACCCACGGGGTCCGCAGAAAGAGGCCGGTGCCCTCCGAGAGGGAATCTGCAGCCGTCAGCCTCCCGGTGCTGGAGGAGGCTGACGCTGAGGAGAAGGAGGCGTTCTTCGCATTCATACAGCAGCTGGGGGCAGGCCACTTACTTCCCGA GCAGGCAGAGATCTGGCAGCTGTGGGGGAAGCTGCGGCAGGAGGAGCCCCAGCTGGCAGGCAACCTGGAGGGCTTTCTGGCCAGGATGACCAGCCGCCTGCAGGAGGCACAGGCCGACAAAGAGGCTTTGGAGCTGACCCTGCGGAA GCGGGACTCTGATCACCATCGAGAGGTGCAACAGCTCTATGAGGAAATGGAGCAGCAGATCCTCCGGGAGAAGCAGCAGCTGCAGGCCGAG AGCGACTCCCGGGGCCTGGCCTTCAGCTCCCAGATGCAGGAGGTCCTGGAGGCCAAGGAGCGTGAATTTCAGCGGCTGACTGAGGGCCAGAGGGAG CTGGAGGCCCAGGTCCAGTTCCTCAGCAGCACACATCAGGAGGCCAACGCGGAGAACCGGCAGCTTCGGGAGGCTGAGCGTGACCTGGCTGGGCGGCTGGAGGAGGCGCAGGAGCGACTGCAGGTGACCAGGGGGCATCTGAATGCCGCCAGGGGCCACGTGTCCTGGCAGACGGAGGAGGAACCAAG CGTCCCCAGGGCAGGTGAGGAGAAAGCTCCAGACACCAAGGCAGTCTCCTCAGAGGAGGCCCCCCTGCCTGGACTGTTTGGGGATGAGGATGACTGGGACCAGCTCCTGAACAGCTTCAACACCTCCTCGCGCAGAGCCCTACAGCTCTCCTGGAGCCCACCCTCCACCCCGAGAGCCCCGGCAGGCCCCCAGACGCCCCGAGTAGTCAGGCAGATCTCCATCTCGGAGCTGCATTCTTTGCCGTTTGGTCAGGGGCCAGCTTCAGATCTGGATGGGGCTCCAAGGAGCCCCACGGGGGCGCCCTCCAGGGCCACGGAGGGGAAAGGAGTGGACGTGGGTGGACAGGACATCAGTCCAGAGCAGCCTGTCCAgcctcacagcctggaacctaaGGAGGAGTCAGGGCCCGGCCCCGAGGCCATCTTCCACGGGAGTTCTCCAGGGGCCCCGAGTGAGGAGTCAGGGAGCCTAGTGGCAGCTGCACTCAAAATGCTCATTCCTTTGGAGGATGCACCCCCTCCTCCGGtgacctcctctcctccccaggccccagctggGCCCAGCGAACAGCTCCAGGCCTCATACTCAGATGACAACAAGAGCCCAGAGCCCGGGCCTGTCCCAGTCAAGCCGCCCAGGCAGAGAGAGGCCCTCCTGCATCAGGACCCACACGCCGCTGGCTCTGAGCCAGGACTGGGGTCCCCAGGAGCCGGAACCCCCACACCGGGGCTGGCTGAGCCCTCCCAGGATCCGGAGCCTGTGGGTCGGGCTCCCACAGAGGGATTGGAGCAGGGCCAGCTGGGCCCTGGTGCGCAGGAGGGCCATCCTGGAGGGTCAAGAGAAGCTCACAGCCAGGTCCTCGGGCCAGAAGGCCTGCCCACCCTTTCCCGCAAGAGTCTAGAAGAAGAGCCCAAGCTCGAGGAAAGGAAACAGGTGGATCAAGGAAGCCTAGACCTCAGTTCAGGGCAGTCCACTGAGGCTCATGGCCTGAAAACGGGGCATTCAGAACACCCCCAGCAAGACGGCCTGCCTGCCCCTCGCCCGCATGACGTACCGCAGGCTCAGGCTGAAGCAGGGGCCCCTGCTTCTAGAAAACAGTCACCTCCACTGGACTCTCCCCATGAGGGGGCTCAGCGTGGAGATGGAGCAGGGCCCCGGGAGCCCACACAGAACCTCCCCACCGTGGTTGAGCTGGAAACCCACCCCATGCCCTCACCTACAGCTGCTCATACAGAAGAACAAGGCTCCCTACGACCCAGGGAGCCAAGGGCAGAGAACAGGCCTGAAGACCCAGGAAGTGACTCCAAGGAGGCTGAGCTGACCCCATCCTCAGGGTCCCTCACTGCCAACGAGCCTCCAGCCAACCCTGATTACCTCTTTCACATCGTCTTCCTGGGAGACTCAAACGTGGGCAAAACATCCTTCCTACACCTGCTGCACAAAAACACCTTCGCCCCTGGGCTGGCAGCTACTGTGG GCGTGGATTTTCGGGTCAAAACTCTGCTGGTGGACAACAAGCGCTTCGCGCTGCAGCTCTGGGACACGGCTGGCCAGGAGAG GTACCACAGCGTGACTCGGCAGCTACTCCGAAAGGCTGATGGAGTGGTACTCATGTACGACGTCACCTCCCAGGAGAGCTTTGCCCACGTGCGCCACTGGCTGGACTGTCTCCAG GACTCAGGGTCCGATGGGGTGGTCGTGCTTCTCCTGGGAAACAAGATGGACTGTGAGGAGAAACGGCAGGTGCCCACCGAGGCCGGGCAGCAGCTGGCGCAG GAGCTGGGAGTCTCCTTTGGGGAGTGCAGCGCCGCCCTAGGTCACAACATCCAGGAGTCCATGATGAACCTGGCCCG GTCACTCAAGATGCAGGAAGACCGCCTGAAGGACTCCCTGGTGGAGGTGGCCCCCAAGAGGCCACCCAAGAGCTCTGTCTGCTGCTTCTGA